The genomic window GACCGGGACGGTAGCCTGGGATATAGCTGCCGTAGCGTTTGAGGTTATTGGCGATTTCCTGGGGATTGAGAATCAGGGAGGCATAGAAGAATGAGAAGAAGAAAATCAATCCGGTAAAGAAAACACCATAACCCGGTTGCTGGGTTAAAAATTCCGTGACGGTCTTCAAAAGCTTGGCATTGGGTGCAAACTGTTGAATTGTCGCGGGAAAAAGCAGCACCGAAGACGCGAAGATAATCGGCATCACGCCCCCTTGGCTGATGCGGAAGGGAAGATAGGTGCCTCGGCCTCCATACATGCGGTTGCCCACCTGTTTCTTTGCCGATTGCACGGGTATCTTGCGTGCGCCCTCAGAAGCATAGACAATCACCACCAGCAATACCAGATAGGACAGAACCAAGAGTCCTACAGAGAACCAATTCGAGGCTCCCTGGTTGACCAGTTCAATCGTGTTTTGAATATACTGTGGAATAGCGGCCACGATCCCGATAAAAATCAGGAGGGATGCGCCATTGCCAATGCCGTATTCGGTCATCATTTCGCCGATCCACATGACCAAAACAGTACCTGCGACAAGCAGGGCAACGGTATTGATAATGAACAGAAGCGGCATGCTGCCGGTTGCGGGATGACTGGGAACTGCGCCACTGCGCCAAAGCCAGACAGACATCCCCACTGCCTGGACGGTTCCTAGGATAACGGTTAAATAGCGGGTAATTTGAGCGATCTGCCTTCGCCCAGCCTCTCCGCCTTCTTTTTGCATCTCCTCGAGTTTGGGAATGACCGTTGCCATCAACTGCATAATAATCGATGCGTTGATATACGGGAGAATGCCCATGGCAAAGATCGAAAACTTTGCCAACGCCCCCCCTGCAAACAAATCGACAAACTGGAGCAGACTGCCCTGGCGAAAGAGATTCGCAATAATATTGGCGTCCAGACCACTCACGGGAATCTGAACGCCAAATCTGACCAGGAATATCATTCCCAGGGTAAAAAATATCTTAAATTTCAGCCCGGAAGCCTGCCACATTTCCATGAGGACTTCCGGGCGGAGAGCTTGATCGCGTCTCATACGATCTGGACAGAACCACCTGCGGCTTCAATCTTTTCCTTGGCAGAAGGAGTGACATAGCTGGCAGTAATGTTCAGGGGTTTACTCAGTTCCCCATGACCCAAGACACGCAAACCGTCGCTGCGGCCATCGATCAAGCTTTTGTCAGCCAATGCAGCGAAATCAACGCTGGCACCAGATTCAAAAACCTCATTCAAGCGGCCGACATTGACAATCGCCCAGTTGGAGCGATAAGGCATGACGAAATGCTTCTTCTTGGGAAGACGACGATAAAGAGGCATCTGACCGCCTTCAAAACCGGCTTTCTTTTCGGGACCAGAACGTTGGCCCTGACCGCGGTGACCCCGGGTAGAGGTTTTACCCATACCTGAGCCCATACCACGACCAACGCGTTTGCGCTTGGCCCGTTTTGTATTACGGGATAAATCTTGCAATTTCATTTCACAAATTCCTCTTTATCAGACTGGGCGGCCAGAGACAATTTCTTTTGCACTCAGGCCACGGGAAGCGGAGATCTGCTCAATGGTCCGCAGTTCTTTGAGACCCTCGATTGCCGCACGGGCATTGTTCAAGGGAGACTTGGAACCCAGGCATTTGGCGGTAGCGTTCTTGATGCCGGCGGCTTCAAGTACGATACGCACGGCACCCCCGGCGATAACACCTGTACCCTGACGGGCAGGCTTCACCAGGACGCTGGCTGAACCAAAGCGAGCATTTACGGGATGGGGAATGGTGGTGTTCACGATCGGAACCTGAATCAGGTTCTTACGGGCATCTGACATTCCTTTTTGAATGGCACCAACGACATCGCTGGATTTGCCAACGCCAACACCAACCTGTCCTTCACCATCACCAACGATGGTAATAACACGGAAGCTCAGACGTTTTCCGCCCTTGACAACTTTTGTCACACGGCGGACCTGGACTACTTTTTCAGTCCACTGGGAATCGGTTTCGTTTTGTTTTTTGACCACGTTCTTTACTCCTCTAACCTTAGAAACTCAGACCGTTTTCACGGGCAGCTTCAGCCAGGGCCGCAACGCGACCATGGTATTTATTGCCACCCCGGTCAAAAACCACCTGAGTGATTCCCAGTTCCAGGGCTTTTTTAGCAATCCGGGAACCGACAACTTTCGCTCCCTCGATATTGCCAAAGTACTCACCCTGAGTTTTCACATCGGGTTCAACCGAAGAGGCTGCTACCAGGGTATGTCCCTGCACATCATCAATGATCTGGGCATAGATATGTTGATGGCTACGGAATACGGACAGCCGGGGACGATCAGCGGTACCGTTGATTTTTTTACGTGCACGAACTTGGCGGCGCTTACGTTCGGCACGACGGGTTTCAATACTCATCTTGGCCTCCGACTACTTCTTACCTGATTTGCCGGCTTTTCTGCGGACGACTTCGCCCACATACCGGATACCCTTGCCTTTATAAGGCTCGGGTTTGCGTACCGCGCGGATCTTTGCCGCAATATTGCCCACGAGTTCTTTGTCAATGCCCTTGACGTGGATCTTGGTGGGGCCTTCGGTTTCGATCACGATACCAGGAGGCGCTTCAATTTCGATCGGGTGTGAATAACCCGCATTGAGAACGATATTGGAACCTTTCAGAGCGGCTTTGTAACCGACCCCGATCATTTCCAGGGATTTGGAGAAGCCGTTGTTGACACCTTCTACCATATTGGCCAGCAAGGAACGATAGAGACCATGCAGGGCACGGGCTTGCTTGCTGTCATCTTTGCGCATAACGCTTAAGACACCATCTGCAACTTCAACGGAAACTTCAGAGCGCAGTTCCTGAGAGAGTTCACCCTTCGGACCTTTGACTTTAACGACGTTACCATTGACTTCGACAGTGGCTTTCGCGAGTGTAATGGGTTTCTTACCAATTCGTGACATTGCTTTTACCTACCATACATAACACAGTAATTCGCCACCGACTTTAAGACGGCGGGCCTGGTGACCGGTAAGGATGCCACGGGAGGTGGATACCACAGCAACACCCATTCCGCCCATCACACGCGGTACTTCTTGCGTACCGACATAGACGCGACGGCCAGGTTTGCTGACCCGTTTGAGCCCCTGAATGACGGAGCGGCCTTCATGGTACTTAAGAACCAGCTTAATTTTCTTAAATTTGTCATCGCTGACTTCATAGAAATCGGTGATATAACCGTTTTCTTTGAGAACACGGGATACTTCCCGTTTAATTTTTGAGTGGGGTACTTCCACGGACTCTTTGCGCAGCATCAGGGCGTTACGAACCCGGGTAAGCATATCACTGATAGGATCTGTAACCATAATTCTCTCCTCTTACCAACTGGACTTCTTCACACCCGGCAGCAGACCACGGTGTGCGTTTTCACGCAAACAGACGCGGCAGAGGCCGAAATAGCGATAATAGGCTTTGGGGCGACCGCAGGTACGGCAACGGTTGTGTTGACGCACTTTGTATTTGGGCGGGCGCTTGGATTTTTCGATCATTGATGTTCTTGCCATTATTGTCTCCTACTTCCGAAACGGCATTCCAAAATGTTTGAGCAAGGCATAGGCTTCCTGGTCATTTTTAGCGGTGGTTACGAAGGTGATGTTCATACCACGTACCTTGTCGACCTTGTCATAGCTGATTTCAGGGAAAATCAACTGTTCTTTAAGACCAATCGTGTAATTTCCACGTTGATCAAAAGCCTTGTTGGATACACCCCGGAAGTCACGAATCCGTGGCAGGGCCAGGGATACCAGACGATCAAGAAACTCATACATGCGATCGCCACGCAATGTTACCTTCAGACCAATGGGCATGCCCTGGCGAAGTTTAAAGTTGGCAATAGATTTTTTTGCTTTTACCACGATGGGCTTTTGACCTGCAATGGTCGCCAGATCATTCTGGGCAAACTCAAGGGCTTTGTGATTCTGGATGTATTCGCCAAGACCAATGCTGACAACGATCTTCTCGAGTTTGGGCACATCCATGATATTTGCATATTGAAATTCGTCTTTCAATTGCGGGTGAATGCGATCGCGATAGATCTGCTTAAGTCTTGGTAACATCTTTGCTTCTGCAACCATACTTAGCAATACTCCTTAAAAAATATTTATAAATTAATTATCGAGCGTTTCGCCCGATTTATGAGAAACACGAACTTTTTGGCCGTTTTCAAGCTCTTTATGACGTACACGTACGCCTTTTTTCAGACTGGGGTCATAGAGCATGACGCGGGAACGATGAATGGGAGCCTCTTTTTTAACGAGAGACCCTTTTTGACCTTGCATCGTTGGCTTTTGGTGACGGGTGACAATATGTACACCTTCCACAACCACGCGGTTGGTTTTGGGGATAACCCGCAGAACCTTACCTACTTTACCACGATCAGCATCTCTACCGGAAATAACCACGACCTGATCGCCTTTTTTGACGGTCAGACGACGGTGCTGTTTTTCAGTTCTATTTGAAGCCATGATTACAGTACCTCCGGCGCAAGTGAGACAATTTTCATATAATTCTTTTCCCGAAGTTCACGGGCCACAGGGCCAAAAACACGGGTTCCAATCGGGTTGCCATCGTTGTTGACGATGACAGCAGCATTTTCATCAAAACGAATACGAGAACCGTCTTTGCGGTGAATCTGGTGCTTGGTACGCACGACAACAGCTTTGACGACCTGGCTCTTTTTGACAGGCATATTGGGGGTGGCTTCTTTAACGACAGCCACGATGGTATCTCCCACATGGGCGTAACGCCGACCTGAGCTGCCCAGCACATTGATGCAGAGCAGTTCTTTTGCGCCGGTATTATCAGCGACAGCGAGACGACTTTCTTGCTGAATCATAACAAATCTCCTTAAGATTAGGCCTGAGAACCAGCGTCAACCACTTCCAGCAAACGGAAATGCTTGTCACGGCTCATGGGGCGACACTCTACGATACGGACCAAATCCCCAGCCTTGGAAAGCTCTTGTTCATCATGGAACTTATAGCGCTTTCTGCGAGACTGCACCTTTTTATAGATCGGGTGTGTGGGGAAGCGTTCGACCTCCGCAATACGGGTTTTCTGCATTTTATCACTGACGACCTTACCGGTCAGAACACGTTTAGGCATTGACTTCTTCTCCTTCCAATTCACGTTCCCGCAGCAAGGTGTTGATACGGGCTACTTTTTGCCGCAACAGACGCAGACGGGCAGTATTGGAAAGCTGACGTGTTGCCATCCATTGGAACTTCAAATTAAAAAGTTCCTGTTTGGCTTCCTGACGCTCATCCAGCAATTCCTGCTGGGAAAGTTCGCGCAAACGACTTATTTCTTGTTTAGACATTTTATTCTTCGCCTCCTTCAGCTTGAGCAGCCTCTTGCTCTTCGCGGGTGACAAAGCGGGTTTTAATCGGCAGTTTGGCACTGGCCAGACGCATCGCTTTACGGGCTACTTCTTCGGGTACACCGGCCAGTTCAAACATGATACGACCGGGTTTGACAACGGCTACCCAATACTCGGGTGAACCTTTACCACTGCCCATCCGGGTTTCAGCGGGTTTTGCTGTGATCGGTTTGTCAGGAAAAATACGGATATGTACTTTCCCGCCACGACGTACAGAACGTGTCATGGCCCGACGTGCAGCTTCAATCTGGCGGGCGGTAATCCAGGCAGGCTCCAGACCTTGCAGTCCGAATTCGCCAAAGGCGACAGTCGTACCGCGGGTTTCCTTGCCCTTCATGCGGCCCCGCATCTGCTTTCTGTACTTTGTACGTTTAGGCATTAGCATGGGAAGGGACCTCTTTTTTCGACTCTTTTTCTTTCAGCTTTTCGCCGTGATAAACCCATACTTTGATACCGATAATTCCGAAAACGGTTTTGGCTTCAAAGAAACCATAGTCAATATCGGCACGCAGGGTGTGCAGCGGAATACGACCTTCACGCAGCCACTCGGTACGGGCAATATCTGCACCAGCCAGACGGCCGGCGATCATGATTTTAATACCCTGGGCACCTGAATTCATGGCCCGGGACATGGACTGCTTCATGACACGACGGAAAGCGACACGTTTTTCCAACTGTACAGCCGCAGCTTCAGCAATCAGCTGAGCGTTGGTTTCAACAGATTTGACTTCCTGTACATTCATCTGAACTTTTTTGTTCAGTTCCTGGAAAAGCTTCTGACGCAGTTCCTCAATATTTTTACCGCCACGGCCGACAACCATGCCGGGTTTGGCAGTAAGGATGGTTACTTCTACCTGGTTGGACTTGCGTTCAACTTCAATATCAGCAATACCTGCAGCGGAGAGCTGTTTTTTTACAATCTCACGAATACGACGATCTTCCTGGATCAGGTCGGGATAATTCTTGGGTGAAAACCAACGGCTTTTCCAATTTTTGGTAATCCCTAAACGAAATCCAATAGGGTGTACTTTCTGGCCCATATTGTCTCCTTACTTCTTCTTCGGCCCAACGGCGATGGTGACATGGCTGGAGCGCTTTTTGATCATATAGGCGCGGCCCTGTGCACGGGGCTGAACCCGGCGCAGTGTGCGGCCACCATCTACAAAAGCTTCAACCACATAGAGTTCTTCCACATCCAACATATTGTTGTTTTCTGCATTTGAAAGTGCAGAGTGGAGAACCTTTTCAATAATCCGGGCAGCTTTATGCGGCATGAACTTGAGGTGGTCCAACGCATCAAGTCCATTCATTCCCCGGACCAGATTCATCACCCGTCTCAGCTTGAAGGGTGACATGCTGACATTCTTGGCAATTGCCTTGACTTTAACTGGGTTACTCACGGTATGTTCCTCATTCTATCGGCGTGATACGGTTTTTTCACCGGCGTGGCCACGGAACATACGGGTGGGAACAAATTCGCCCAACCGGTAGTCAACCATGTTTTCAGTCACGAAGATGGGCACATGTTTGCGGCCATTATAAACGGCAATGGTGTGTCCAATCATATCCGGTGTAATGGTGGAGGCGCGGGACCAGGTTTTAATGACGCGCTTCTCATTTTTATCATTCATGCGCTCAATTTTCTTAAGCAGCTTTTCCTGAATAAAAGGTCCTTTTTTTACAGAACGGCTCATTGGTCGCTGTCTCCTTTATCGTGCGTTCCGGCTAACGCGCTTCTGTGTAATGAAGCGGTCGCTCGGTTTTTTCTTGCGGGTGCGGAAGCCCATAGCAGGCTGACCCCAGGGGGTCTGTGCCTTACCACCGACGGGTGCTTTACCCTCACCACCACCATGTGGGTGATCGCAGGGGTTCATCACAACACCGCGGTTGTGGGGCCGACGGCCCATGTGACGTTTACGACCGGCTTTACCAATCGAAACGTTTTTAAAATCGGCATTGCCCAGCGAACCAATGGTGGCCCGGCAATTTTTGGAAACCATACGCACTTCGCCAGAAGGCAGCTTGATTTGAACGTACTCGCCGTCCTTTGCCACAAGCTGAGCGGATGTTCCGGCCGCACGGGCCATCTGTCCACCCCGGCCGGGCTGAAGCTCCACGTTATGAATCACTGTACCCAGAGGAATATCTTTCAGAACCATGGCATGCCCTGGTTTGATGTCAGCCTGTTCACCGGCAAGCACTTCATCGCCAACTTTTAAACCCTGGGGAGCCAGGATATAGCGTTTTTCGCCATCGGCATAGTGAAGTAAGGCAATATTGGCTGTGCGGTTGGGATCGTATTCGATCGTTGCCACTTTAGCAGGAATATTGTCTTTATTACGCTTGAAGTCAATCAGGCGGTAATGACGTTTATGACCACCCCCCCGGAAGCGGGATGTAATCCGTCCGGTATTGTTGCGGCCACCTGTTTTCTTCAGAGGTACCAGCAGTGATTTTTCGGGCGTAGAGGTTGTGATTTCCTCATATGTAAGCCGGCTCATATTGCGTTGGCCAGCAGTTGTTGGTTTTAAAACTCGAATACCCATAGTGTTTCACCACTTCCTAAATCGCGAGATCAATTTTGTGACCAGCTTTAAGGGTCACAATTGCTTTTTTGCGGGCTTTCCGCTTACGGGCACGACTCCCAAAAGGGCGTTGCTCCGGCTTGACATTCAGAGTGCGAACCTTGTCGACGTCCACTTTAAAAATGGTGCTGACGGCTTTCGCGATCTCAACTTTGTTTGCTTTTGTATCCACTTCAAAGACGTACTGGTTATCGGCACCCAAGAGGGTCGATTTTTCAGTAATCAGAGGATATTTTACGATGGTATAGGGATCCATATCAGACAATCCTTCCTTCCAGTAACTGCAGAGAACCTTCAGCAACCAGCAGAGTGTCATGTTTCAGGACATCTACTACACCTACGTTTTTGGGGCTGACGACAGAAACCTGACGCAGATTACGGGTCACCTTATGCAAGGCTTCGTTATAATCAGCAATCACCAGAACTTTCTGATCAGCAAGGCCCATTTTTCCGAGCAGAGCCAGGAATTCAGAGGTCTTGTTCAGGTTCAGAGTGGCGTCTTCGACGACAACGGCGCTTTCACGTTTAACGGAGAGCGCAGAGCTCAGCGCACGAAATGCCATTTTACGGTTCAGACTGGTTTCAAAGCTGTGGGGTCTTGGACCAAAGGAAACACCGCCCCCACGCCAAATCGACGAGGTACGGCTACCGGCACGGGCGCGGCCTGTGCCTTTTTGTTTCCAGGGTTTCTTACCACCACCGCGTACTTCAGAGCGGGTTTTGGTGCAGGCAGTTCCCAGACGGGCATTGTTCAATTGACGAACAGAAGCCATATGCATCAAATCGACATTGGGTTCAGCGCCCCAGAGCAGATCAGCACCTTCGATGCTGACGTATCCCTGGCTGGACGCTTCAAACTTTTTCAATTCAACGGACATTAGGCTTTCCCTCCTTTAACAACAGGAACAATTTTAACGACTGCACCTGTAGAACCGGGAACAGCTCCTTTTACCAACAGCAGATTGCGTTCGGTATCCACCTGAACCACCTGCAGATTTGTGGTCGTAACTACCTTATTGGGTTTACGGCCAGACATCTTGACGCCTTTGTATACGCGTCCAGGTGTAGTACCGGCACCAATGGAGCCGGGAATACGGTGGGACTTGGAACCATGACTCATGGGACCACGACCGAAATGATGGCGTTTGGTAGCTCCCATAAAGCCTTTGCCAATGGGTTTGCCCTGAACATTGATGGCCTGGCCTACGCTGAACTGACTGACTGTCAATTCTGCGCCGACTTCAAACCCATCGGTGCTCTGTGTACGAAATTCAACCAGGCGTCGAGTTGTATGGACACCCGCTTTTTTAAAATGACCTTGCTGAGGCTTGTTCAAACGATGCTTCGGAACCGATTCAAAACCGACCTGCAAAGCCGAATACCCATCGGTATCCGGCTTCTTGACCTGAACGATCGGGCAGGGGCCGGCCTGAATAACTGTGACCGGCACACTGTTTCCCGTTTCATCGAAGACATGTGTCATCCCCAGTTTGGTACCTATAAGTCCTACATTAGAACTCATCGGGGTTATGTCTCCTTACTTTCTTCTTTTGCAACTGTAGTCATTTGTCTACAGCTTTACTTCGATATCGACGCCAGCAGGCAGGTCCATGTGCATCAGCGCATCAACCGTCTTCGTGGAGGGTTCCAGAATGTCCAGCAAACGCTTGTGGGTACGAATCTCGAAATGTTCCCGAGATTTCTTATCCACGTGCGGTGAACGCAGAACACAAAACACGTTCTTGCGGATGGGCAGCGGCACCGGACCTACTACTTTGGCGTCGGTACGGCGAGCGGTTTCCACAATACGACGCGCGGACTCGTCCAGCAAACGATGATCGTAGGATTTTAACCTGATTCTGATTTTTTGACCTGCCATACTAACAATCCTTATTCTTCTTCTTTAATATCAGCCAGGATGCTGGTTACGACGCCTGAACCGACCGTACGGCCGCCTTCACGAATCGCGAAACGCATTCCTTCTTCAATAGCGACGGGTTTCTGCAGAACGACTACCATTTCGATATTGTCGCCAGGCATAACCATTTCTACGCCTTCGGGCAGTTTGCACTCACCAGTTACGTCGGTGGTACGAACATAGAACTGAGGGCGATAGCCGGGGAAGAACGGTGTGTGACGACCGCCTTCTTCTTTTTTCAATACGTAGACTTGCGCATTGAAGTGGTTGTGGGGCTTAATGGAGCCGGGTTTAGCGACTACCTGTCCACGTTCCACGTCATCTTTGCTGATACCACGCATCAGGATGCCCACGTTGTCACCAGCCAGACCTTCGTCCAGGGTTTTACGGAACATTTCAACACCGGTAACGACGGTTTTACGGGTATCACCCAGACCGACGATTTCTACTTCTTCACCGACTTTGCAGCGACCGCGTTCGATACGGCCGGTTGCTACAGTACCACGACCGGTGATGGTGAAAACATCTTCCACTGCCATCAGCAGGGGTTTGTCCACATCACG from bacterium (Candidatus Blackallbacteria) CG13_big_fil_rev_8_21_14_2_50_49_14 includes these protein-coding regions:
- a CDS encoding type Z 30S ribosomal protein S14, whose product is MARTSMIEKSKRPPKYKVRQHNRCRTCGRPKAYYRYFGLCRVCLRENAHRGLLPGVKKSSW
- a CDS encoding 50S ribosomal protein L14: MIQQESRLAVADNTGAKELLCINVLGSSGRRYAHVGDTIVAVVKEATPNMPVKKSQVVKAVVVRTKHQIHRKDGSRIRFDENAAVIVNNDGNPIGTRVFGPVARELREKNYMKIVSLAPEVL
- a CDS encoding 30S ribosomal protein S8, with the translated sequence MVTDPISDMLTRVRNALMLRKESVEVPHSKIKREVSRVLKENGYITDFYEVSDDKFKKIKLVLKYHEGRSVIQGLKRVSKPGRRVYVGTQEVPRVMGGMGVAVVSTSRGILTGHQARRLKVGGELLCYVW
- a CDS encoding 30S ribosomal protein S5 — encoded protein: MVKKQNETDSQWTEKVVQVRRVTKVVKGGKRLSFRVITIVGDGEGQVGVGVGKSSDVVGAIQKGMSDARKNLIQVPIVNTTIPHPVNARFGSASVLVKPARQGTGVIAGGAVRIVLEAAGIKNATAKCLGSKSPLNNARAAIEGLKELRTIEQISASRGLSAKEIVSGRPV
- a CDS encoding 30S ribosomal protein S19, which gives rise to MSRSVKKGPFIQEKLLKKIERMNDKNEKRVIKTWSRASTITPDMIGHTIAVYNGRKHVPIFVTENMVDYRLGEFVPTRMFRGHAGEKTVSRR
- a CDS encoding 50S ribosomal protein L2, producing MGIRVLKPTTAGQRNMSRLTYEEITTSTPEKSLLVPLKKTGGRNNTGRITSRFRGGGHKRHYRLIDFKRNKDNIPAKVATIEYDPNRTANIALLHYADGEKRYILAPQGLKVGDEVLAGEQADIKPGHAMVLKDIPLGTVIHNVELQPGRGGQMARAAGTSAQLVAKDGEYVQIKLPSGEVRMVSKNCRATIGSLGNADFKNVSIGKAGRKRHMGRRPHNRGVVMNPCDHPHGGGEGKAPVGGKAQTPWGQPAMGFRTRKKKPSDRFITQKRVSRNAR
- a CDS encoding preprotein translocase subunit SecY yields the protein MRRDQALRPEVLMEMWQASGLKFKIFFTLGMIFLVRFGVQIPVSGLDANIIANLFRQGSLLQFVDLFAGGALAKFSIFAMGILPYINASIIMQLMATVIPKLEEMQKEGGEAGRRQIAQITRYLTVILGTVQAVGMSVWLWRSGAVPSHPATGSMPLLFIINTVALLVAGTVLVMWIGEMMTEYGIGNGASLLIFIGIVAAIPQYIQNTIELVNQGASNWFSVGLLVLSYLVLLVVIVYASEGARKIPVQSAKKQVGNRMYGGRGTYLPFRISQGGVMPIIFASSVLLFPATIQQFAPNAKLLKTVTEFLTQQPGYGVFFTGLIFFFSFFYASLILNPQEIANNLKRYGSYIPGYRPGRPTAEYLDMVLKRITFCGAIFLALIVIFPMVMVEITGVTTLQRVGSTAILIMVGVAIDLFNQLQTHLLARQYEGFTT
- a CDS encoding 50S ribosomal protein L29, whose translation is MSKQEISRLRELSQQELLDERQEAKQELFNLKFQWMATRQLSNTARLRLLRQKVARINTLLRERELEGEEVNA
- a CDS encoding 30S ribosomal protein S10, producing MAGQKIRIRLKSYDHRLLDESARRIVETARRTDAKVVGPVPLPIRKNVFCVLRSPHVDKKSREHFEIRTHKRLLDILEPSTKTVDALMHMDLPAGVDIEVKL
- a CDS encoding 50S ribosomal protein L3; this translates as MSSNVGLIGTKLGMTHVFDETGNSVPVTVIQAGPCPIVQVKKPDTDGYSALQVGFESVPKHRLNKPQQGHFKKAGVHTTRRLVEFRTQSTDGFEVGAELTVSQFSVGQAINVQGKPIGKGFMGATKRHHFGRGPMSHGSKSHRIPGSIGAGTTPGRVYKGVKMSGRKPNKVVTTTNLQVVQVDTERNLLLVKGAVPGSTGAVVKIVPVVKGGKA
- a CDS encoding 50S ribosomal protein L18, which translates into the protein MSIETRRAERKRRQVRARKKINGTADRPRLSVFRSHQHIYAQIIDDVQGHTLVAASSVEPDVKTQGEYFGNIEGAKVVGSRIAKKALELGITQVVFDRGGNKYHGRVAALAEAARENGLSF
- a CDS encoding 50S ribosomal protein L23 yields the protein MDPYTIVKYPLITEKSTLLGADNQYVFEVDTKANKVEIAKAVSTIFKVDVDKVRTLNVKPEQRPFGSRARKRKARKKAIVTLKAGHKIDLAI
- a CDS encoding 50S ribosomal protein L16, giving the protein MLMPKRTKYRKQMRGRMKGKETRGTTVAFGEFGLQGLEPAWITARQIEAARRAMTRSVRRGGKVHIRIFPDKPITAKPAETRMGSGKGSPEYWVAVVKPGRIMFELAGVPEEVARKAMRLASAKLPIKTRFVTREEQEAAQAEGGEE
- a CDS encoding 50S ribosomal protein L24; amino-acid sequence: MTVKKGDQVVVISGRDADRGKVGKVLRVIPKTNRVVVEGVHIVTRHQKPTMQGQKGSLVKKEAPIHRSRVMLYDPSLKKGVRVRHKELENGQKVRVSHKSGETLDN
- a CDS encoding 30S ribosomal protein S17, which gives rise to MPKRVLTGKVVSDKMQKTRIAEVERFPTHPIYKKVQSRRKRYKFHDEQELSKAGDLVRIVECRPMSRDKHFRLLEVVDAGSQA
- a CDS encoding 50S ribosomal protein L22; the encoded protein is MSNPVKVKAIAKNVSMSPFKLRRVMNLVRGMNGLDALDHLKFMPHKAARIIEKVLHSALSNAENNNMLDVEELYVVEAFVDGGRTLRRVQPRAQGRAYMIKKRSSHVTIAVGPKKK
- a CDS encoding 50S ribosomal protein L5 encodes the protein MLPRLKQIYRDRIHPQLKDEFQYANIMDVPKLEKIVVSIGLGEYIQNHKALEFAQNDLATIAGQKPIVVKAKKSIANFKLRQGMPIGLKVTLRGDRMYEFLDRLVSLALPRIRDFRGVSNKAFDQRGNYTIGLKEQLIFPEISYDKVDKVRGMNITFVTTAKNDQEAYALLKHFGMPFRK
- a CDS encoding 50S ribosomal protein L4, coding for MSVELKKFEASSQGYVSIEGADLLWGAEPNVDLMHMASVRQLNNARLGTACTKTRSEVRGGGKKPWKQKGTGRARAGSRTSSIWRGGGVSFGPRPHSFETSLNRKMAFRALSSALSVKRESAVVVEDATLNLNKTSEFLALLGKMGLADQKVLVIADYNEALHKVTRNLRQVSVVSPKNVGVVDVLKHDTLLVAEGSLQLLEGRIV
- a CDS encoding 30S ribosomal protein S3, giving the protein MGQKVHPIGFRLGITKNWKSRWFSPKNYPDLIQEDRRIREIVKKQLSAAGIADIEVERKSNQVEVTILTAKPGMVVGRGGKNIEELRQKLFQELNKKVQMNVQEVKSVETNAQLIAEAAAVQLEKRVAFRRVMKQSMSRAMNSGAQGIKIMIAGRLAGADIARTEWLREGRIPLHTLRADIDYGFFEAKTVFGIIGIKVWVYHGEKLKEKESKKEVPSHANA
- a CDS encoding 50S ribosomal protein L15 → MKLQDLSRNTKRAKRKRVGRGMGSGMGKTSTRGHRGQGQRSGPEKKAGFEGGQMPLYRRLPKKKHFVMPYRSNWAIVNVGRLNEVFESGASVDFAALADKSLIDGRSDGLRVLGHGELSKPLNITASYVTPSAKEKIEAAGGSVQIV
- a CDS encoding 50S ribosomal protein L6 → MSRIGKKPITLAKATVEVNGNVVKVKGPKGELSQELRSEVSVEVADGVLSVMRKDDSKQARALHGLYRSLLANMVEGVNNGFSKSLEMIGVGYKAALKGSNIVLNAGYSHPIEIEAPPGIVIETEGPTKIHVKGIDKELVGNIAAKIRAVRKPEPYKGKGIRYVGEVVRRKAGKSGKK